From Companilactobacillus heilongjiangensis, one genomic window encodes:
- a CDS encoding PTS lactose transporter subunit IIB — protein sequence MSKSILLICGSGASSGFMAANMRKAAKKEGLDYKIKARSESELGDYMDDIDALMVGPHLKAEFDGIKERVPENVKVILMHADYYSILDGKGAIAHLQEELGD from the coding sequence ATGAGTAAAAGTATTCTATTGATTTGTGGATCTGGAGCATCATCAGGCTTCATGGCAGCTAATATGAGAAAGGCTGCTAAAAAAGAGGGACTTGATTATAAAATCAAGGCACGTAGTGAATCTGAATTAGGTGATTATATGGATGATATTGATGCTTTGATGGTTGGACCACATTTAAAGGCAGAATTTGATGGTATTAAAGAACGTGTTCCTGAAAATGTAAAAGTTATTCTAATGCATGCTGATTACTATTCAATTCTTGATGGTAAGGGTGCAATTGCACATTTACAAGAAGAGCTTGGCGACTAA